In Verrucomicrobiia bacterium, the sequence CCAAGCTATTGTCGCAGTCATGAGTCGCGCCTTAGAAAAAGCGGGTCTTCCTCAAACCAGCATTCAATTGATCGCCTCTACCGACCGTGACGCTGTAAAATTATTATGTGAAATGGATCAATATTTGGATGTTATCATTCCTCGCGGCGGCCATTCTCTCATTGAAACCGTTGTCAACCATGCGCGCATGCCCGTTATCAAACATTACCACGGCGTTTGCCATGTTTTTGTGGATCGCGATGCCGATTTGAAAATGGCAAAAGAAATTATCGTCAACGCCAAATGCCAGCGCCCTGGCGTTTGTAATGCCATGGAAACACTCTTGGTAGATGAAACGATCGCCGAAAAATTTCTGCCACAAATCGCAAAAGCGCTCACAGAAAAAAATGTGGAATTGCGCGGCGATGCTGCCAGCAAAAAAATGGTGCCCTCCATGAAAGAAGCCACTGAAAAAGATTGGACAACCGAATATCTCGACCTGATTTTAAGCGTGCGCATCGTCCCTGATGTCAATGCTGCCATGGATCACTTAGAACGTTACGGCTCACATCACTCCGACACCATCGTCACCAAAAATAAAGTAACAGCCGAACGCTTTTTAAATGAAGTGGATTCCGCCACGGTTTATTGGAATGCCAGCACCCGCTTTACCGACGGGGGCGAATTTGGTTTTGGTGCAGAAATTGGGATTAGCACTGACAAATTGCATGCTCGCGGTCCAATGGGTCTTGAGGAATTAACCACCTACAAATATCAAATAATCGGCCAAGGACAGATAAGAAATTAAAGCAATGCCATAGCATTGTGGATAACTAAAAACTTAAAATCACAAATTTGCTTTTTAAAAAATTCTCGTATATTGCTCGTTTAGAGATGATATGAATAAAGAAAATTCAAACTCGAACCCCCCAGCTAACATATGGCAATGTGTAACGGAAAGAGAACCATCCGAAAACGGGGAAAAACCTCTTATACCGTATGAAAATTTGTCAAAAATGTTGGATGAAATTTCACAAGGCTTAAAGATGCACAAAGTAATTGATGAACATCAAAAAAACAAAATACTAAAACAGGCCGGTCAAGTTGAATTACCCAAATCAAAAATGGAAATAATCCTAGATGCTATGGAAAAAATTGATGACAATATTTTTTCTAAAACGACACCTCCACAAAATTCTCAAGCTCCTAAAGTAACCCCATAAGGTCAGAAGTCTTAGCAAAGCACCCAAATCCTCCGATTAACTTCCTGAAGCTATTTTCACATCACAGCATGAGCCAGTCTATAACCTTTTTCATAAAAAAGACTAATCTAACGTCCTAAAAAATCTTCACAAAGAAATAATCGGAATCGCTCGATTTTTTTGCCCTTCTCTTCAATCCAAAAGGAATCTCCTAAGGGCGTCACTTTTCGAAACTCGTGACGCAACGTTTTGGGTGTCTGTTTTTTAATCGCATTTTCGTAATCTTCCTCAGGATGATTACTCGGCGGTTTATCTTGATGCTTCACCGTTGTTACAAAAATGGCATCTTGCCCCACACGATCCTGATATCCCGGCCAAAAATCAAATTGATTCTGAATTTTTTCTGGGTTATGCGCCATGTAAGCGCGCTGCGCCAATCGATCCCCTTTTCGATACCAAGTGATAACCGAAGCTAATTGATAGCGATTCGCGATGACGAAAGTAGCATAATGCTCTTGCTGCGCTTCTTCCACTTTTTGTGTGAGCTGCTTCCACCCTCGCACACGAGTTAAAGGATCAAGTTTGGGTGGAAGCGGCAAAAATTCTGTCACATGCAAAACCATCGTCATCGTAAAACCCAAACCCAACGCAGCAATTACAAAACCTTTTTCTACTGGGCTAAATTTTTCTTTTTCTAACCAAAGCGCCGTAGAGAAAATCAATGCTGTCACATAACCCGGCACTGTCCAATTGGGTTGCCCACTATCATTCAACGCAAACACGGCAAAAAACCCAAATAACGGAAGAAAATGGCAAAGCAAATAAACCCATCGAACCGATACAAAATCGGATTGATTCAGTTTTTGCCAACCTTGATTTTTTACCCGTTTTAAAGCCCAAAGAGTCGCCACCATCACACCCGCCCATATCAAAGGTGAAAACACAATTGCTTGCATCTGTAAAAATTGAAAAAATTCGCGAATAGAAATGCGAAAAGGGTGATCCAATGAACCGCGCGATTGCAAATGATCAAACGTAATCCATTGATGCTGCGAATTCCAAATCCAAAATGGCGTGGTAAACAAAAGAGATAAAATCGCGGCGGCCCACGGTTTTAACGTTTTAAGCTCGTGTCGTCCCTGGCGCGTTAACAATAAAAAAATTCCAAAACAAATGCCCTGAATCGCATTAGTGAATTTTGCCAAAAACCCAAGTCCCACCAACGAACCGGTCAGCAACCAAGCTGCCCAACTATTTTTTTCATAAGCTTGCCAACCCACCACCGCTGCAGCCGTCCAGAAAAAAACGCTCAACGGATCAATCGTCATCAAAACACTGCCCACCGCAAAAAGAGGCAAGGCACAAGAAACCACTAAAGTCCAAAATGCCGCGCGCGCGGAAAAAAGTCTCTTTGCCAAATAAAAAACCAAAAGTGAAGTGGCCGCATGCAAAATAACCGCAAGCCAACGCACACCAAAAACAGTGTCACCGGCCAAAGCCGTTCCCAAGCGAATCGTCCAAGCAACTAGTGGTCCCTTACTATAATAACTCCAATCCAAAAATTTCGACCATAACCAATAATAAGTTTCATCCGGTAAAATAGGAAAATAGGTGCAAAGCCATAAACGAAACACGGCCAACCCGCCAATGAGCAAAAAGGCGGCTCGCGTATATTTTAATTGCCAACTCGAATCAAAAGAGTTCACTTCATTGTTAGATGTCATGATTTTGAAAATTCCTTCTAGCAAATTATCATTGGAAAACACGTTAAATTGTGGCCAGGTTTTTTGTTGGCATACTGATCAGGATACTAATTGGCATGGTTGGATCGATCAAGTTCCAGTAAAAGCTTGGCTAGAAAATAATCGCATTCTTTGCGTGGAGGCAAAAGAGGGTCAACTATCAGAGGCTCAAATCAAGCATTATTTTGGTTTGGAAGATAATTTGGATTCCATTATTCGAACATTTCCTCAAGACCCGTGGATGATTCAAGCCACCGAATTTTCCTACGGGTTAAGTATTTTGCGACAACCGATTTGGGAGGGCCTCGCGAGTTTTATCTGTTCTGCTATGAAACAAATTGTGCAAATTCAACAAATCAATCGTGAACTGAGATCGAGATTTGGAACATCTATGAAATTTGGTCACCAATTCCCAACCGTTCTACAACTTGCGTCTTACAGCGAAACCAAACTGCGTGAAGCCAAACTGGGATTTCGCGCTAAACATTTAGCGCGTGCGGTGCAACAGCTCAAAGAAGGTTTAGTAAATTTAGAAAGCATTCGCGATATGGATGACGCTACGGCTCAAAAAGAATTATTAAAATTAGCTGGCGTCGGACCCAAAATTGCGAATTGCGTTTTACTTTTTTGTTATCAACGATGGAAAGCGTTTCCGATCGATGTTTGGATTTTGCGAGGTTTGAAAGAGCTTTATTTTCCTAGAAAAAGAAAGCTCACCCCGGCTTATCTCGAGGCTTTTACTCGCGATTATTTCGGGCCTTATGGTGGTATTGCTCAGCAATATCTTTTTCATTGGTTACGACACCGAAATTGATTTAATTTCTTATTCTCATGAAAAAGTGTCAAATTGGTTTAGTGGATTATGGCATGGGCAATGTGCGAAGTGTGGAAAAAGCACTGGAGCATGTGGGCGCAGAGGTGTTTCGTGCGATGGACGCTAAAATGTTGTCGCAAGCCGATAAGTTGGTCATGCCGGGTCAGGGCGCTTTTCGCGATTGCGTGGCGCACTTGCAAAAAAATGAATTATGGGAAGCTTTAATCGCATGGCTCAAGAAAGGCTCACCTTTTTTAGGCATCTGTTTAGGTCAACAAGCGTTGTTTGAAACGGCTTATGAAAATGGAAAATATCAAGGGTTCGGTTTTTTTCAAGGCACGGTGGAGCGGTTTCAAGAAAAAGGATTAAAAATTCCACAAATTGGTTGGAATAACGTCCATTTCACACGATCGAATTGTCCTTTGTTTTGCGACATCCCTGATAAGAGTTATTTTTATTTTGATCATTCTTACATCGTAAAACCGGCTCAACCGGATATTGTTGCCGGCGAAACAGAATATGGTGAAACGTTTTCGAGTATTGTATGGCGTGAAAATTGTTATGCCGTGCAATTTCACCCAGAAAAAAGTCAAGAGGTCGGCTTAAAACTTTTAGAAAATTTTGTGAAAGTATGACAATTCTTCCCGCAATTGATTTGATGAATGGCAAAGTGGTGCGCTTGCAACAAGGTCGCGCAGATGCTGTGAAGGTTTATAGCGAGGATCCCGTAGCAATCGCTCAGCAGTGGGAAAGTCAGGGTGCGCAGTGGTTGCATTTGGTGGATTTGGATGGCGCTTTTTCTGGTGAACCGAAAAATTTAAAAACAATCCAAGCAATCACCCAAGCGATTTCGATTCCTTGCGAGTTAGGAGGTGGATTACGAAAAAAGGAAGACATCCAAGCTGCTTTTGAAGTTGGTGTGATCCGAGTTGCACTCGGCTCGAAAGCGGTTGATTCACTGGAGTTTGTGCAGGAGTTAGTCGCGGAATTTGGTAGCGAAAAAATTGCTGTTGGCATTGACGCGAAAAACGGTCAAGTCGCCGTGAAAGGATGGACAGAAATCAGTTCACAAAGTGCGGAAGATTTTGCGCGAATCATTTTAAACGCAGGTGTTGGGAAAGTAATTTACACCGATATTGCTACGGACGGGATGTTGCAAGGGCCGAATTTATTGGCTATGCGAGCTATGGCGAAGATTGCTCCAGATCAATTAATCGCTTCAGGTGGCGTAAGTCGTTGTGAAGATATCGAAAATTTATCAAAAATCCCAGGTGTTGACGGTGTGATTGTGGGTAAAGCGCTTTACGATAATAAAGTCACACTGCCTGAACTTTTAAAAGCCGCGCAAACAAATTAAATGCGTCGCCTTGAGACAATCGTTTGGTGGTTTTTTCTCATTTGGGCTTCGGTAGGAATTGTAACATTGAGTTTGGGACATATTCGTTTGCCTGCCGCTTTGGCTTGGGCTGATGCATTTTTTATCGTTCTCGCAGCAATTAATGTTTTTTTTATTATTTTAAAGAGTGAAGGATTTCGAGTCACTCTCATAAGCTTTTTAATTATTATCCTAGGCTCAGCTTTAGTAGAAACTTGTGGAGCTTTGACGGGATGGCCTTTTGGTGCTTACTCTTACACTGATCATTTAGGTTGGAAAGTGGGCAATGTTCTTCCTTTTACTATTCCTTTGGCGTGGTGGGTGGTAATTGGGTTGGGTTACGCTATCGCACGTTTGTGTTTTCCAAAAATTTCGCGTGGCATAGCAGCGTTACTTTGTGGCATCTGGGCCGCTTTATTCGATATGCTTCTGGAACCCTTTGCCTGGGAAGTGAAACAATATTGGATTTGGGAAAGCGGACGCGTGCCTTGGAATAATTATTTTTCGTGGTTCGCAACTGCTTTTTTATTGTGTTGGCTATGTCCTTGGAAAACTCAACCTCGTGTTGAAGAAAAGGGGAGGCTGGCAATAGTTGCCAGCCTCATGGGGCTTACTTTTTGGGTGGGAATAGTTATTTCTATACTGAAAAAATGATCTATGTCAAGGCCTCACCCACTTGAAATCGAACAAATCGGCGAATGACAATATTTTCACCTAACTCTTGGATTTTCTTCGTGAGAAGATCTTGAATCGTCACTTCTGGATTTTTAACAAAAGCTTGCTCCATTAAACAAGCCGTAGTGTAATATTTGTCCAATTTTCCTTGCACAATTTTCTCTAAAATATCTTTCGGCTTTTTCGCATTTTTGGGATCATTCGCTAATTGAGCCAAAGTAATTTCTCTTTCTTTTTCCACAATTGCAGTTGGCACCTGATCACGCGTTACCACGAGAGGATTCGCTGCGGCGATTTGCAATGTGATATCTTTAACAAATTCTTTAAAGGTATCGTTTTTCGCCACGAAATCTGTTTCACAATTAATTTCCACTAACACGCCTACTTTGCCACCCAAGTGAATATAAGAGGCAATCACTCCATCCTTAGCTTCGCGTGAAGATTTTTTTTGAGCGGTAATCGCTCCTTTTTTACGCAAAATATCTACCGCGCCATCGAAATCGCCTTGAGATTCTTCAAGCGCCTTTTTACAATCCATCATTCCAGCATTGGTCTGATCGCGAAGTCGTTTGACAATTTCTGCAGAAATAGTTGCTGACATATTTTTAATCGTCCAATCTAAAAATTTAAGCAGAAATGGCTTCGATAGAAGCCTCTGCCTGATTTTCTTTTCCTTTATTATTACTCTTTCTACCCGACTCATTTTGACCTTTGGCAATCGCATCCGTCAATGCTTGAATCAAAATCCTAATCGAACGAATCGCATCATCGTTGCCGGCAATAGGATAATCTACGCTAGTAGGATCCGCGTTCGTATCAACAATGGCAACAATCGGAATTCCCAATCGCTTCGCTTCTGCAATCGCATTTTGTTCGCGCACCGTGTCAATAATAACCACAGCGCCCGGAGGCTTTTCCATGTTACGAATTCCCAATAAATTCCGAAGCAACTTGCTCAACTCGCGTCGCAATACAGATGCTTCTTGTTTGGGATATTTTTCAATTTCTCCCGATTTATTAAGATTTTCAATAAATTCCAAACGTTTCACACTTTTGCGAATCGTTTGCAAATTGGTTAAGGTGCCGCCCAACCAGCGATCGGCCACATAAGGACAACTAATTTGTCCAGCAAACTCTTTAATCGTTTCTTGAGCCGGTTTTTTGCAGCCCACAAATAAAACTTGTTCTCCCCGACGCGCTACTTTTTCTAAAAATTCACACGCCTCTTGCAACTGACGATGCGTTTCCTCTAAATTGATCAAATAAATCCCGTGACGCTCTTCAAAAATATACGGTTTCATCCTAGGATTCCACCGTTGCGTGCGATGCCCAAAATGCACCCCTGCTTCAAATAATTCTTTAATTTCTGCTACTGCCATATTTTTTCTGTTTATGATCCAGCAACTGCCGGACTTCCATTTCTATGGAATAAATTTTAATTACGATGTCCTGTTTCCAGAACGTTTATTTATTCTGCGCAAGCTAGAGAGATGAATAAAGAATGGCAAGTGAGAAATATTTATTTGAGAAAATGGTTGAACTATTTGGGTCGACTCTTTTTTTGCAAGCGCGCAATAAACTTTTTTAATTTAATCACGGTCTCATGACTCAAATGATGTTCAATCCCTTCGATATCTTTCTGTGCTATTTTGCTTGTGATACCAAGAATTTTAAAAAAATCTGTTAACACAGCATGCCTTTCCCGAATGGCCTCCGCTCGCGCTACTCCCTCTTTTGTCAAAGTAAAGCCACGGTAACGCTGATTATTAACCCATCCCTGACGAGCTAGGCGTTGGATCATGCTCGAGACACTTGCCTTGCCCAAGCCCAACTCCTCTGCCAAGTCCGAAACACGCGCAAAACCTTGTCGCTCGATAAGTTCCTGAATTCGCTCCAAATAATCCTCGGCATTCTCGGAAAGCGTATTATGAGAAAATTTTGGCATGCGAGCATCCTGCCTTTTCCTTCGCGCAAGTCAAACTCAACATAAAAAGTTTGTATATGCAAACTTTTTATTGACATTCATACTTTGGCCAAGTAATTTAACAAAATGGCTACTGATCCTAAAACTTCTCAACCTCCTTCCGAGGGTTGGCGACGCGCTGCCAGCAGCGTTTCCCTTCCGGAAGTGCATCGCACCATTCCCGTTTCTCAACATCGCTCTTTTTTCAAAAAAATGGCTTCTTATGCCGGACCAGGATTTTTAGTGGCGGTAGGCTATATGGATCCGGGTAATTGGGCTACGGACCTCGCGGGCGGCGCCAAGTTTGGTTACAGTTTGCTCTGCGTTATTATGCTATCGAATTTAATGGCTATTTTATTGCAACATCTTTGCATTAAACTCGGAGTGGTAACCGGTCGGGATCTCGCACAAGCCTGTCGCGATCATTATCATAAACCCACGGTTTGGTTCCTTTGGATTCTTTGCGAATTAGCCATTGCCGCTTGCGATTTAGCGGAAGTCGTGGGTTCAGCCATTGGATTACAACTTCTTTTCGGCATTCCTTTGGTTTGGGGGTGTGTCATCACTTGCCTGGACGTTTTGGCCGTTTTGTATCTTCAAAATAAAGGATTTCGTTATGTAGAAGCTTTAGTTGTCGTTTTAATCGCCACTGTCGGCTCTTGTTTTGCAGCAGAACTATTTTTTGCCAAACCCAGTTTGACAGGGGTCGTAATGGGTTTTGTTCCTAGCGCCGAGATTCTCAAAGACCAAGAAATGCTTTATGTTAGCATTGGTATTCTTGGAGCAACTGTCATGCCGCACAATCTATATCTCCACTCTTCCATCGTGCAAACGCGCAATTTCGAAAGAACCGAAGCAGGAAAACGAGAGGCCATTAAATTTGCTACCATTGATTCCACCGCTGCATTGATGTTTGCTCTTTTTATTAATGCTTCGATTTTAATTGTCTCGGCAGCAGCCTTTCACTGGTCCGGTCACAATGAAGTTGCTGAAATTCAGGATGCTTATCAGTTGCTCAGTCCGATTCTAGGTGTGGGTATTGCAAGTACTTTATTTGCTGTTGCGCTACTCGCTTCTGGCCAAAATTCGACTCTTACTGGGACTTTAGCTGGACAAATTGTCATGGAAGGATTTCTTAATTTTCGACTTCCTCCCCCAATTCGCAGACTACTCACTCGCGCCATTGCGATTGTGCCCGCGGTGCTTGTGATCAGTTATTTTGGCGAATCCAAAACCACAGAACTTCTGATTGCCAGCCAAGTGGTATTAAGCATGCAATTGGGTTTCGCGGTTTGGCCTCTAATGCGATTTACTGGTGAAAAAAGTAAAATGGGAATTTTTGTGAATCCCCTTTGGATTAAAATTTTAGGTTGGACCACCACGCTTGTTATTATCACGCTAAATCTCAAATTACTTTTTGATATTTTCACTCCAGAATCGGTAAAAACTTTGCTATACGATGGATTAAAATCTTTATTTTAAAATAAAATGTATCACAAAATTCTTATTCCCTTAGAAAACAGCCCCGCGGATCAAACGATCTTGGATCATATCCAACCCTTAGCAAAAATGACCGGCGCAAAACTGTTATTGATACACGTTGCCAATGGATGGGTGGCAAGAAATTTTCAGCAACTCAATCTTGCAGAAAGCGAAGAAATGAAAATGGACCGCGCCTATTTAAAAGGTCGTGCACGCGAACTATCCGAGGCGGGATTTGAGGTCGAACAAGTTCTCGCAATGGGCGAACCTTCTGATGAGATCATCAAACTTTCACGCGAAAAACAAGTAGATCTGATTGCCATGTCAACGCATGGTCACCGATTTATTAGTGATCTTCTCTACGGCAGCACGGCTGATAAAGTGCGTCATCTCGTCGACATTCCAGTTCTTTTATTAAAAGCACAAAATTAATTGATATCTATCATAACTCTCCGTCTTGTCTTTTATATAAATTCTGTTTAACACCATTTCAGTAGCGTCATGAAGCCGCTCTGATTTATGATTCCATTTCCCAATCAACTTCAACTCATTGGTAGCGAATTCGCCATTGCATGGTCTGACAGT encodes:
- a CDS encoding MarR family transcriptional regulator; its protein translation is MPKFSHNTLSENAEDYLERIQELIERQGFARVSDLAEELGLGKASVSSMIQRLARQGWVNNQRYRGFTLTKEGVARAEAIRERHAVLTDFFKILGITSKIAQKDIEGIEHHLSHETVIKLKKFIARLQKKSRPK
- the rpsB gene encoding 30S ribosomal protein S2 — protein: MAVAEIKELFEAGVHFGHRTQRWNPRMKPYIFEERHGIYLINLEETHRQLQEACEFLEKVARRGEQVLFVGCKKPAQETIKEFAGQISCPYVADRWLGGTLTNLQTIRKSVKRLEFIENLNKSGEIEKYPKQEASVLRRELSKLLRNLLGIRNMEKPPGAVVIIDTVREQNAIAEAKRLGIPIVAIVDTNADPTSVDYPIAGNDDAIRSIRILIQALTDAIAKGQNESGRKSNNKGKENQAEASIEAISA
- a CDS encoding glycosyltransferase family 39 protein; amino-acid sequence: MTSNNEVNSFDSSWQLKYTRAAFLLIGGLAVFRLWLCTYFPILPDETYYWLWSKFLDWSYYSKGPLVAWTIRLGTALAGDTVFGVRWLAVILHAATSLLVFYLAKRLFSARAAFWTLVVSCALPLFAVGSVLMTIDPLSVFFWTAAAVVGWQAYEKNSWAAWLLTGSLVGLGFLAKFTNAIQGICFGIFLLLTRQGRHELKTLKPWAAAILSLLFTTPFWIWNSQHQWITFDHLQSRGSLDHPFRISIREFFQFLQMQAIVFSPLIWAGVMVATLWALKRVKNQGWQKLNQSDFVSVRWVYLLCHFLPLFGFFAVFALNDSGQPNWTVPGYVTALIFSTALWLEKEKFSPVEKGFVIAALGLGFTMTMVLHVTEFLPLPPKLDPLTRVRGWKQLTQKVEEAQQEHYATFVIANRYQLASVITWYRKGDRLAQRAYMAHNPEKIQNQFDFWPGYQDRVGQDAIFVTTVKHQDKPPSNHPEEDYENAIKKQTPKTLRHEFRKVTPLGDSFWIEEKGKKIERFRLFLCEDFLGR
- the hisH gene encoding imidazole glycerol phosphate synthase subunit HisH, whose protein sequence is MKKCQIGLVDYGMGNVRSVEKALEHVGAEVFRAMDAKMLSQADKLVMPGQGAFRDCVAHLQKNELWEALIAWLKKGSPFLGICLGQQALFETAYENGKYQGFGFFQGTVERFQEKGLKIPQIGWNNVHFTRSNCPLFCDIPDKSYFYFDHSYIVKPAQPDIVAGETEYGETFSSIVWRENCYAVQFHPEKSQEVGLKLLENFVKV
- a CDS encoding universal stress protein, whose protein sequence is MYHKILIPLENSPADQTILDHIQPLAKMTGAKLLLIHVANGWVARNFQQLNLAESEEMKMDRAYLKGRARELSEAGFEVEQVLAMGEPSDEIIKLSREKQVDLIAMSTHGHRFISDLLYGSTADKVRHLVDIPVLLLKAQN
- a CDS encoding carotenoid biosynthesis protein — its product is MRRLETIVWWFFLIWASVGIVTLSLGHIRLPAALAWADAFFIVLAAINVFFIILKSEGFRVTLISFLIIILGSALVETCGALTGWPFGAYSYTDHLGWKVGNVLPFTIPLAWWVVIGLGYAIARLCFPKISRGIAALLCGIWAALFDMLLEPFAWEVKQYWIWESGRVPWNNYFSWFATAFLLCWLCPWKTQPRVEEKGRLAIVASLMGLTFWVGIVISILKK
- a CDS encoding glutamate-5-semialdehyde dehydrogenase encodes the protein MAEQLKKQIFQLGQNAREAARVLAKTSSALKNKALETIANELEIEKATLLVENKKDIENAKEKGLSSAMIDRLTLSEKRITDMARGAREVAALQDPVGEIIREWDRPNGLHIVKRRVPIGVIGIIYESRPNVTCDAAVLCLKTGNATILRGGSEAFHSNQAIVAVMSRALEKAGLPQTSIQLIASTDRDAVKLLCEMDQYLDVIIPRGGHSLIETVVNHARMPVIKHYHGVCHVFVDRDADLKMAKEIIVNAKCQRPGVCNAMETLLVDETIAEKFLPQIAKALTEKNVELRGDAASKKMVPSMKEATEKDWTTEYLDLILSVRIVPDVNAAMDHLERYGSHHSDTIVTKNKVTAERFLNEVDSATVYWNASTRFTDGGEFGFGAEIGISTDKLHARGPMGLEELTTYKYQIIGQGQIRN
- a CDS encoding Nramp family divalent metal transporter — translated: MATDPKTSQPPSEGWRRAASSVSLPEVHRTIPVSQHRSFFKKMASYAGPGFLVAVGYMDPGNWATDLAGGAKFGYSLLCVIMLSNLMAILLQHLCIKLGVVTGRDLAQACRDHYHKPTVWFLWILCELAIAACDLAEVVGSAIGLQLLFGIPLVWGCVITCLDVLAVLYLQNKGFRYVEALVVVLIATVGSCFAAELFFAKPSLTGVVMGFVPSAEILKDQEMLYVSIGILGATVMPHNLYLHSSIVQTRNFERTEAGKREAIKFATIDSTAALMFALFINASILIVSAAAFHWSGHNEVAEIQDAYQLLSPILGVGIASTLFAVALLASGQNSTLTGTLAGQIVMEGFLNFRLPPPIRRLLTRAIAIVPAVLVISYFGESKTTELLIASQVVLSMQLGFAVWPLMRFTGEKSKMGIFVNPLWIKILGWTTTLVIITLNLKLLFDIFTPESVKTLLYDGLKSLF
- the hisA gene encoding 1-(5-phosphoribosyl)-5-[(5-phosphoribosylamino)methylideneamino]imidazole-4-carboxamide isomerase produces the protein MTILPAIDLMNGKVVRLQQGRADAVKVYSEDPVAIAQQWESQGAQWLHLVDLDGAFSGEPKNLKTIQAITQAISIPCELGGGLRKKEDIQAAFEVGVIRVALGSKAVDSLEFVQELVAEFGSEKIAVGIDAKNGQVAVKGWTEISSQSAEDFARIILNAGVGKVIYTDIATDGMLQGPNLLAMRAMAKIAPDQLIASGGVSRCEDIENLSKIPGVDGVIVGKALYDNKVTLPELLKAAQTN
- the tsf gene encoding translation elongation factor Ts, yielding MSATISAEIVKRLRDQTNAGMMDCKKALEESQGDFDGAVDILRKKGAITAQKKSSREAKDGVIASYIHLGGKVGVLVEINCETDFVAKNDTFKEFVKDITLQIAAANPLVVTRDQVPTAIVEKEREITLAQLANDPKNAKKPKDILEKIVQGKLDKYYTTACLMEQAFVKNPEVTIQDLLTKKIQELGENIVIRRFVRFQVGEALT